The stretch of DNA ATACTAAACACACGACTGACGCAAACACTGACAAAGTCATAGTAAATAGTCTTGGATCTTTAAAGTCCAGCGTCAGAATAGACAGAAAGAGATGCTCACTTCCACCCCATCTTCTCCAGTGTACCCACAGCGGGTCACCCTGCAGTCAGGAACGCCAAACACAGTGGCCAGGTGGGACGTCATGAACGTGAGCTTGCTGAGATCCTCCCTCAGCCCCTCCTGAAGCACCCGCACCATGCTCGGCCCTGATGACATGCGGGTTAGGAATTATGGAAATAATCATGAAGCATGAATAGTGAAGCTGCACGGGGTCTGATAGACCACAAGAACAAGGGAAACATTCATACATCCAGAGTTGTTGGAAAAATAATCGCAtggttaaaaagaaaaaaaaaaaacaacgaaaccagcagaaccactgaAACAGAAATATGACAGAAGAAAGACAGACAAGGATAAAATAAAGAACAACTAAAAAGACAACGGGATCTGGAAGCAGAGCGAGAGAAAAGGACAAGAAACGTGATTACCCTGCAGAGCAATTAATGCTTCATCGAGAAACTCCAGATCCACATCGAATCCTGCAGCTTTGAACTCTGCCAGTCTGGCCTACAGCCAAAACAACATGTCAGACATATCCTGTCAGTCCAGCGGACTCCAAAGCCCCTGTGCGGACGCACTCGCTCCCTCCGTTCACCTTCATATGAGCGGAATCCTTCTCAGCACAGCCGGCGTTAGAGACCACGTAGAGGTAGCCCTGGTCTGTCTTTGTCACTATGAGGTCATCAATGACACCTCCTGCCTCATTGGTGAAGAGAGACAACGTGCCCTAGGAGGTGAGTGAGGAAGGAAACGAGGAGGTGAATATTTGATGCTGGATATACacaggccactttattagggacacctcTACAATCTAAGCTGTCATGAATGATTCGACTTTATGATTTCACACTTCGCCGCAATATTTTATCTCACCTGGTTGTCCTTCAGTTCTGCGATATCTGCAACCACCAGAGACTCCATGAACTTCACCCTGTCTCTGCCATGGACTTTGCTCTGGCAGTAAAAAACAAGAGTCTTCATTCAAACCAGGTCGTCATCTACattcaaacagcagctggtttcaTACATGACACGTGGGCTCATACCTGCAGCATGTGGCTGACGTCGAAGATGGAGCAGTGCTctcgcgtgtgcatgtgtgaggcgATGTGACTGTCTTTGTACTGGACAGGCATACTCCAGCCTGCGAACGCCACCATCCTGCCGCCGTGCTCTCTGTGGAAGTCAAACAGAGGCGTCTTCCTCAGGCCATCCTGCGAAGACGAACAGCCGCTGTACAAAATGCTAGGCAAACAGTGTGCGCTGTCATTTTGGTGTGTATTTATACATAGAGCTCAATTAAACGTCTGATTAAGGAGTCCAATGTCACGATAACAGGCCTTTTATACTCTTCTGTGGTCTGTTTCCAGTGCAGTGCATTATGGGAAAGTGTGTCTGAACGAGGCTGCACCAGgtgtgcagctcagtgaagTGGATCAGGCAGCGCGTTACGTCCGCATGAGgcgactgctgctgctccgttcAGCCACTGACtgattcagttcagttcaagtGTGATTGCAAAACAGCACAAAGTACAGTTCAAGAACCTCCTTTAACACAGAGCACGCGAgttgctgtgctgtgttcatTATTAATGTCAgaggtttttttaataaaacatttgctaATGTCCTCATCCTGCAGTCGCGTTCGTTGGACCGAGCCTCAGATCACGTACAGCACCTCTGCAGTTGAAGCCTGCCTCCATCCAGCTCCAGCGACGCGCGCCGAACCGTCCCGGGCGGCGCGTAGCCCGAGCCCCGAACCCCCGACCCGGACCAACGACCGAGCCCACATGGTGCCGCCTGAGGTTCCCGCTGATGTCCGTCACACGCGCTCGGTGCTGCCAGCAGTGCTTCACTTCCGCCGTGCTCCCGAACTCTCAGCACTTCACACTGTGTAATTCCTGCTTccctggcaaaaaaaaaaaacgccacaCAGAGGCACCAGGCCGCGGACGCGCAAGTAATGCTGGGATATGTAGTTTGTTAGTGCCTAGTTGCGCCTGCCGTTTAAATACTCTTCATATATATTAATAAGGGACTTTTTTGAGAATTTGTGTTGGTTTCAcacatattattatttattatcctGCATATTTATAGTAATATCATAAATATGAAGAAAACATTCAATAGTTAACAACAAGAACTAAGGATTAGACAGCTGACATTGTTAGTTATCAAAAGGtaaacaaacaccaacacagtTCCTGTTTCTGTACTGTTGGTATTTGTCCATGTGAGCTTTTTTGTTGTGGTTTATCGCCATGTAGACCATCACTGCCTCCAC from Betta splendens chromosome 7, fBetSpl5.4, whole genome shotgun sequence encodes:
- the amt gene encoding aminomethyltransferase, mitochondrial isoform X2 — encoded protein: MEAGFNCRGADGLRKTPLFDFHREHGGRMVAFAGWSMPVQYKDSHIASHMHTREHCSIFDVSHMLQSKVHGRDRVKFMESLVVADIAELKDNQGTLSLFTNEAGGVIDDLIVTKTDQGYLYVVSNAGCAEKDSAHMKARLAEFKAAGFDVDLEFLDEALIALQGPSMVRVLQEGLREDLSKLTFMTSHLATVFGVPDCRVTRCGYTGEDGVEISVPQTRVVELTEKLLAHSEVKLAGLGARDSLRLEAGLCLYGNDIDETTTPVEATLVWTIGKRRRQNRDFPGAEIIVPQIKAKTARKRVGLVSTGPPVRQHTPVFSPDGKVIGEVTSGCPSPCLKKNIAMAYVDAAFAKNGTPIQVEVRKKTVPATVSKMPFVPTKYYSG
- the amt gene encoding aminomethyltransferase, mitochondrial isoform X1, with protein sequence MWARSLVRVGGSGLGLRAARDGSARVAGAGWRQASTAEDGLRKTPLFDFHREHGGRMVAFAGWSMPVQYKDSHIASHMHTREHCSIFDVSHMLQSKVHGRDRVKFMESLVVADIAELKDNQGTLSLFTNEAGGVIDDLIVTKTDQGYLYVVSNAGCAEKDSAHMKARLAEFKAAGFDVDLEFLDEALIALQGPSMVRVLQEGLREDLSKLTFMTSHLATVFGVPDCRVTRCGYTGEDGVEISVPQTRVVELTEKLLAHSEVKLAGLGARDSLRLEAGLCLYGNDIDETTTPVEATLVWTIGKRRRQNRDFPGAEIIVPQIKAKTARKRVGLVSTGPPVRQHTPVFSPDGKVIGEVTSGCPSPCLKKNIAMAYVDAAFAKNGTPIQVEVRKKTVPATVSKMPFVPTKYYSG